The window GGCACCCGGCACCCCATGACCGGTGCAATCTACTGCCGCTAAAAGGATCTTATTATTCTTTTTGCTGAACCAATAAAAATCACCGCTAACAATATCTCTGGGTTTGAATAATATGAATGAATCAGGCAGCAATTTACTAATAAATTCATCTGACGGCAAGATAGATTGCTGAATCCGGCTGGCATAATTGATACTATCGGTTATTTGTTTATTTCTCTTTTCCAATTTTTGGTTGGAATCTTCCAATTGTTCTTTTTGTACATTAATTTCTTCGTTCTGCTGTGATATAAACTGATTTTGTTCTTCCAAAAGTGCGTTGGCTTTTTGCTTGATGCGGTAGCGGTTGTATAAAAGTGAGGCCAGGGCCAAAGCCAAGGCTAAGCCAGCAATAAATGAGTTTCTCAGCAGCTTTTGCTTGCTCACCGCTAAGTCTTTTATCTCATTTTCTTTTTTAAGAAGTTCTATCTCTTTTACTTTTTTTTCAGTCTCGTATTTGGTTTGCATTTCGGCTATTTGCTTGCTGCTTTGTTCGTTGAATAGGGTGTCTTTGAGAGAAGCATAAAAGCGAAGGCATTCAGCGGCCTTTTTATAATTATTAGATTTTGAATAGGCGTCCGCTAAATTTTTGTAACCGTCTGCTATTATCTTTATAGCGCCTATTTCTTTAGCAATTGCCAGCCCCTTTGTTTGGTATTCGATAGCTTGCCGATAGTCATTTTGTTTTGAAAAGATGATGCTGATATTGTTGAGCGTTTCAGCTGTTCCAAGTTTATCTTTCAGTTCTTTGTGAATTTCCAGCGATTTGAAATAATACGTCAATGCTTTTGAATTGTTCTCCTGGGCGTGATACAGGCTGCCAATGTTATTATATAAACTAGCTATTCCCTTTTTATCGCCAATTTCTTCTCTTATCTCCAATGATTTTTTGTAATAGTTGAGTGCAGTTGAATAATCTTTTTGTTCATTGTAGATTATGGCAATTGCTTCAAAAGAAATTCCCATTCCACGCTTGTCATCTATCAATTTCCTTGTTTCAAGCGCTTGTTCATAAAATTCCAACGCTTTTGTATAATTTTTTTGATAGTAAAAAATATTACCGAGGTTGCTTAGAACATTTCCCTTGGGATGCAGGTTATTGGTTTTATCAACTATTTTCAAGGCAACAAAATAATGTTCCAATGCTTGTGAATACTGGCCTTTATGAACATAAATGTTACCTATGTTTTGATAAACGCTTGCAATTCCTCCCTCATTATTCAGCTCCTTTGTTATCTCAAGTGATCTTTGGTAACTTTTTAACGCTTCATCATAAATGCCATGGTCAGTTAAAATTGCCCCCATAAAATTGTAGGAATTGGCCATTCCTTCTTTATCGTTAATCTCTTCCCTTAGTTCAAGCGATTTGTTCAGATAATCCAGCGCCTTTTCGTAATTTCCTTGATAGTAATGAATCAGGCCTATATTGTGATACGAATCAGATATTCCCTTTTTATCTCTTTCTTGCTCTCGTATTTCAAGGGCATCGTGATATTTTTCAAGCGCAGCCGGATAATCGCCCTGATAAAGGGATATGTTTCCCTGATTGTTAATGGCTTGCGCTCTGCCTTTTTCAAATCCTGCTTTTTTGGCTAATTGTTCAGCTTCAATCGCATATTTCAATGCCTCATCGTAGTTGTAGGCGCTAAAGGACTGGAAAAGCTGGTTCAAGATATTGACCTTTGTTGTATCTTCTTCTGCAGTTTTCAGTAGGTTTTCTAAAGAATCAATCTCTGCTTGTTGAGCAGAAGCGCTGACAAACAGCAGTGTGCCTGTAGCAAAAAGAAGGATGGCGGTAAGTTTTTTCATACACGAAAGATTAAAAATTAGAAAAAGCATGCGAAAATTTACAAAAAGCAATTGGTCTGGGCTATACCGGAATGTATGGCAATGACGTGGAAGAGTTACTGAGAAAAAATTGCGAATGAAACCAGTGTCATGGTTCACCACGAAAATTAGCAAAATTTAGTGTTTTTGAGCTTTGGTGGTAAAGAAGCTGACAGTCATTTAAAATAAATTGACAGGTTCAATATCAGAAACTAATAGTCAGGATAGAAAGGAGCTAATTTATTTTTTTATAATAAGTTTACCTTTTAGCAACACGCTTGCATTTGAATTTTTTAAGCATCACCGCTGCCCCAACACTTTCACCACGCCAGCTAATTTATGCTCAGCACTTTTCAAAGCAGCAATCACAATTTTAGCAGGTGATTGCAGTGCTGAAATGATCTCACCAATAAGTTCATTTTTAGATTTGAGCTTGCTTAATGCGTCTAAATGCTGGTCGCCAATATAGATCTCAGAATCAACAAATGCGCCTTTTAATTCCGGTTTATCAAATCCTGCCTTTCTAAAATCTTTGATCAGTTTTGCAGGAGCATTCCCTGCATTTTT of the Cytophagales bacterium genome contains:
- a CDS encoding tetratricopeptide repeat protein — protein: MLFLIFNLSCMKKLTAILLFATGTLLFVSASAQQAEIDSLENLLKTAEEDTTKVNILNQLFQSFSAYNYDEALKYAIEAEQLAKKAGFEKGRAQAINNQGNISLYQGDYPAALEKYHDALEIREQERDKKGISDSYHNIGLIHYYQGNYEKALDYLNKSLELREEINDKEGMANSYNFMGAILTDHGIYDEALKSYQRSLEITKELNNEGGIASVYQNIGNIYVHKGQYSQALEHYFVALKIVDKTNNLHPKGNVLSNLGNIFYYQKNYTKALEFYEQALETRKLIDDKRGMGISFEAIAIIYNEQKDYSTALNYYKKSLEIREEIGDKKGIASLYNNIGSLYHAQENNSKALTYYFKSLEIHKELKDKLGTAETLNNISIIFSKQNDYRQAIEYQTKGLAIAKEIGAIKIIADGYKNLADAYSKSNNYKKAAECLRFYASLKDTLFNEQSSKQIAEMQTKYETEKKVKEIELLKKENEIKDLAVSKQKLLRNSFIAGLALALALASLLYNRYRIKQKANALLEEQNQFISQQNEEINVQKEQLEDSNQKLEKRNKQITDSINYASRIQQSILPSDEFISKLLPDSFILFKPRDIVSGDFYWFSKKNNKILLAAVDCTGHGVPGAFMSMIGNTLLNEIINEKGVTKPSDILDQLNKGIKQALHQTPSQLESEKRGIGETESWKTKRFTHSPIHRFRGT
- a CDS encoding 50S ribosomal protein L10, which translates into the protein MTREEKATIIEELSQKFKASNFFYIADASGLTVAQINDFRKLCYENKVEYKVYKNTFIKKAFDSSETDYSEFSDILKGFSGVLFAKNAGNAPAKLIKDFRKAGFDKPELKGAFVDSEIYIGDQHLDALSKLKSKNELIGEIISALQSPAKIVIAALKSAEHKLAGVVKVLGQR